GCGTGGGCCAAAGTCGTGGACCGCCTGCTCGCGAGCCCCAGATACGGCGAGCGCTGGGGGCGACACTGGCTCGATTTGGCCCGCTACGCGGACACCAACGGCTACGAGTTCGACGAACCGCGCCCGGATGCGTGGCGCTACCGCGACTACGTCATCAAGTCGTTCAACGACGACAAACCCTTCGACCGGTTCATCACCGAGCAACTTGCGGGGGACGAGGCGTTCCCCAACAGCCCCGAAGCGCTCGTCGCGACCGGCTTCAACTTGCTCGGCCCGGACATGACCGATTCCGCGGACCAGGCCCAACGGCGCCTGAACACGCTCACGGACATGACCGACACCGCGGCCCTCGCGTTCCTGGGGCTTACGGTTACCTGCGCGCGGTGCCACGATCACAAGTTTGAACCGATCTCGCAAAAGGACTACTTCCGGCTGCAAGCGTTCTTCACGCCCGCGAACTTCCGCAAAGACATCCCCGTCGTCACACCCACGGAAGTCGCCGCCCGTATCAGCGCGGTCCGCTCATACGAGCAATCCACGAAGGGGTTGCGCGAGCAACTCGCGGCCGTCGAAGAACCGCACCGCAAGAAGATGTTCGAGGACCGGCTCGCGAAACTCTCCCCCGATGCCCAAACCGCCCACCGCACGGCGCCCGCCCACCGCACCGGCGGGCAGATCGAACTCGTCGCGGAGACGGAAGCAAAAGTCCGCGTCACAGACGCCGAGGGCGCGAAGGCACTGACGCCCGCCGAGAAAGCACGGACCGAGGAACTAAAAGCCAAACTGAAAGCGTTCGACAGCAAGAAGCCGCCCGCACCGCCGGTCGCAATGGGGTTAACGGACAAGCCGGGAGTACCGCCCAAAACCTTCCTGCTCGAACGCGGCGAACTCGACAAGAAGGGCGTCGAGGTCGAGCCCGGTTTCCCCGTGGTTCTGTTGCCCGAGAGCAAAGAGGCTCCCGCCACGGTCAAGGCGCTCGCGAACAGCACCGGGCGCCGACTCGCGCTCGCGAACTGGGTCGCGAGCACCGACAACCCGCTGACGGCCCGCGTCATCGTGAACCGCCTCTGGCAGCACCACTTCGGCCGGGGAATCATCGGCACCGCGAGCGACTTCGGCCTCCGGGGGCAGAAGCCGACACACCCGGAGTTACTCGACTGGCTCGCGTGCGAATTGATGCACCCCTCCCCAACCCCTCCCCTAAACGGAGAGGGGCTTAAAATCACCGGTCCAGCCCCCTGGGCGCTCAAGCGCCTTCACCGCCTGATGCTCCTGTCGGAAACGTATCAACAATCCACTCAGGCGAGCAAAGACGGGGCGGTCCTCGACCCAGATAACAAGCTCCTCGCACACGCGAACCGGCTGCGGCTCGAAGGCGAAGCGGTGCGCGATTCGCTCCTCGCCGTCGGCGGGCGCCTCAACCCGAAGATGGGCGGCCCCGGTGTCGTGTTGCCGGAAGCGTCGCGTGCCGCGGGCGGGTCGCGTGCGGTCGCGGTCACGACCGACGCTGCGGAGCACACCCGCCGGAGCGTGTACCTCCTCTCGCGGCGCAATCTCAAGCTCGCGTTCCTCGAAGCGTTCGACCTGCCCGACAGCAACCTGAGTTGCCCGAAGCGCGAGCGCAGTACCACCGCGACGCAAGCTCTGGCGCTACTGAACGCCGAAGAAACGATGGTCGCGGCAAAAGCGCTCGCATACCGGCTCACGCGCGAAGCAAAGGACGAAGACGCTCGCATCGCGCTCGCATACCGGCTCACACTTGGTCGAGTGCCGGCCGCGAAAGAAACGGAGCGCGCAAAAGCGTTCCTGAAGGAATCGCCGTTGAGCGAGTTGTGCCGCGCGCTGTTTAACGTGAACGAGTTCGTCTATCTCGATTAGTCGCGAACGGGAAATCTCATGTCCTCTCGATTTCTTGCGTGGTACACGTGCGGGGTACTACTCATCACTTCCGTTGCTGTCAGCGCAATCACGATCTTACCGGGAGGCGAGTCGTGGATTCGGATGATCTTTACCGTACTCGGCGCGACGGCCGGAATATTTGCGATCCTGGGGGCAGCGCTTTTGTGGTTGCCCCGAGACCACTGGTGCAACCGGTCGCGGCGAGTGCGACAAGTTCTGTCGGGGGGCGCTGTGGTCGCGAGCTTGTTATTGCTGGTAATCATTTAGTCACATCGCTGAGACTATCGGGAACCGAGAACACCTTATGACCGCTCTTCCCCCCGATCGCCGATCGTTTCTCCGTACCGCGGGCGGCGGGTTCGGTGCCCTCGCGCTCGCGGCGATGCTCGGCGAGGACGGGTTGCTCGCGGACGAGAAGCCGATCGACCCGCTCGCGCCGAAGAAGCCGCACTTCGAGCCGAGCGCGAAGCGGGTCATCTTCCTGTTCATGTCGGGCGGCCCGTCGCACGTGGACACGTTCGACCCGAAGCCCGAACTCACGCGGTTCCACGGTCAAAAACTCCCCGAATCGTTCGGCCCGGTGAAGACGCGGCGCGGCGTGGACAAGAACAAACTGCTCGCCTCCGCGCGCACGTTCAAGAAACACGGCAAGAGCGGTATCGAGGTGTCCGACTGGTTCCCGCACGTCGCGGAGCGCGTCGACGACATCTGTTTGCTCCGCGGGTGCCACGGCGACAGTGTGACCCACCCCGAGTCCGTGTACCTGATGAACACCGGGTCGATCCTGATGGGACGGCCCAGCCTCGGTGCGTGGGTCAGCTACGGGCTCGGCACCGAGAACCGGAACATGCCCGCGTTCGTGGTGATGCCCGACCCGGGTGGGTGGCCGAAGGGCGGCGCGCCCGCGTGGGGCAACGGTTACGTCCCGGCCGCGTACCAGGGCACCGTTGTGAAGGGCGGTCAGGCGCCGATCGAGCACCTCGCCACCCCGTCCGGCGTGAGCGCCGCACAGCAGCGCCGAACGCTCGACTTCATCGCGGAGAGCAATCGCGCGTTCGGCACGACCCGCTCGGCGGACTCGGAGCTGTCGGCGCGCATTGCGGCCTACGAACTCGCGTACCGGATGCAGGCCCACGCGCCGGACGTGGTCGATCTCACAAAGGAAACCGAGGAGACGAAGGCGCTCTACGGCCTCGACCGCAAGGAAACGGCCGAGTTCGGCACGCGGTGCCTGCTCGCGCGCCGGATGGTGGAGCGCGGCGTGCGGTTCGTGCAGCTCTACAGCGGCGACACGAACGGCTGGGACGCGCACTCCGATCTGGAGAAAAACCACGGCACGCTCTGCCTTCAAAGCGATAAGCCGATTGCAGGTCTGTTGACGGACCTGAAGCGCCGCGGGCTACTGAAAGACACGCTCGTGGTGTGGGGCGGGGAGTTCGGGCGCACCCCGATGACCGAGGGGACGAACGGGCGCGACCACAACCCGCACGGGTTCTCCATGTGGCTCGCCGGTGGCGGCATCAAGGGCGGGCAAGCGCTCGGCGCCACGGACGCGATCGGGCTGCGCGCGGCCGAAGACAAAACGCACGTCCACGACGTTCACGCGACGATCCTGCACCTGCTCGGGTTCAACCACCTGAAGCTCACGTTCCGGCACAACGGCCGCAACGAGCGCCTCACCGACAACGCCGGCGAGGTGATCGATAAGGCCATCGCGTAGCCGGCCCGACGCAAACGTCGGGGACGACCGGCGCGTCAACGGATGCCGGGGATCTTTTTCCCGTGGTGGTGCTTGGGCTCGGCCCCGACGTGGTTGTACGCGGTCTCCCGGACGTAATACTTTTTGGTGATTTGGGCGGCCGTGGCCCCCAGGAGCGGGACGAAGTTGGCCCAGGTCATTGGTTGCCCGCCGACCTTCAGAGCGAGCTGGCGCACGTCCCCGGGCGCCCACACCCAGTTACAGTTAACGGCCCACTTCTTGGCGTAAAGTCCGCCCGCGTGCATCACCCGGGACACGATCGTAGAGCAGTTCTTCTTGAACGCCCCGTATGTGCTCTTGGGCTTGTCCCGGATGGACGCCCACTCGCTCATCATTCGAGTCTCTTGATTGGTGTTCGTGTTCAGCTTGATTACCCAGTCCGGCAGGTACCCCTCGGCCTGGAGGTCTTCAACGACCGACCGCTTGCACCTCGACTGTTTCCGGGTTCCGAACACGTCGGCTACCCCGAACGTCGCGGCGGCGGTATTGGGCCAGTACGAGACGTAGTTCTTGGTGAGCCCGCCCGTGTACGCCGTGAACTGGTCCATCTGGGACACGTTCGAATTCGGGTTGTTGACGAACGCGGCATCGAAGGTGTCCCCAATGTTCATGGACGAGTGCCCGGGCCACTCGCGCCCGCTGACCTCTTTCTGGAGGTACATGTTCTGCTCCCAAACGAAGACATACGACGCCATGACCGATCCTCCGGGGCCTCCGGGCGTAGGTGCCGGAGCGCGGGAAAGTTTGTGTCGTCCCTGATCCCAACGCGGAATCGGCGGAGAAACCCCGCCACGAATAGTTCAGAATTTTCCCGGGTCGGCAAACGTGTCCGGACGTGGTCGATACGGTCACTTCTTCCGGAGATCCGCGAGTAGCTTCTTGAAGTCGTCGCGGTCGCGAAGCAGCGCGAGATCCGGGTCCGTCCCGACCCGATCGGCGTCGGTGAATCCGGCTTTCACGGACCGGGACAGGAGTTCCATCGCGCGGTCGGCGTGTTCCTTTTTCCTCTTCGCGGGGGGCCGGTCGTTGGCCCGCGCGGACACGCAAGCGAAGCTGTAAAGTTGACCGGCGCTCCAGTCCCCGGACGCGCTCAGCACCGCGACGTCGACCTCGGCCCGGGGCACGCTGTTCACCTGGGAGAGCATCTCGACCTCCGACTCCGGGAGCCCCTGCCCGGCTTTAGGGAGCAGCTCGAAGGCCCGGTCCCACTCCTTCGCCGCTTCGGTGAACTTCCCGACACGGTGGTACGCGACCGCCCGGCACCGGTGGATCATCCCGAGCAGTTCCGGGGCACCGGTCCACTTCGGATCGCGCGCGCGCACCGCCGTCGCGAGACCGAGTGATTTCTCGAACCAAACGAGGCTCTCCCCGGGCCGACCGTTCTCGCGGACGATCACACCGAGGTTGCAAGAGCTGCGGGCGAGTTCGGTCTCGTGCGCCCCCGGAAACTGGGCAACCGATTGTTCCCGGAAGGCCACGACCTCGCGGAAGTGTAGTTCCGCTGTGGCCCCGTCGCCCCGGCGCACCGCGAACACCCCCAGGTGGTCGTGAGCGAGCGCCAGCCGGAACCGATAGTACTCGTTGCCCGGGTCCAGGGCGCACGCCTGCTTGAGGTCCGCGGCGGCCCGGCGGTACTCCTGCTCCGCCGCCGGTTGCCTCCCCCAGTCGACCAGAACGTCCCCCAACTGGGTGCGACTAATGCCGAGGTTGTAGCGGTACTCCGCGACCGTGGGGACGTCGGTGGCCAGTTTCCCCAGGACCGTCAGGTTCGCGCGGCGCTGCTCCTCCGATTTCGCCTTGTCGCCGCGCCCGTCGAACAGGGCCGCCAACCAGTAGTGGTAGGTCGCGAGCTTATTGCGGTACCCCGCAACCGTTGGAAAGTCGGCGACCAGTTTTCCCTGAACCTCGATGGCCCGGCGGTGGTGGTATTCGGCCGCGTCCGGCTTTTCCCGCGCCAGCCGGACGCCGACGTCGTTGTGAGTTCCGGCCAGATCCTGGTGGTACTCCGGAGCAGTCGGGAAGTCGGTGACGAGCTGCTCCAGGGTCGCGACCGCCCGACGGAAATGCTCGTCCCGCCCCAGCGGGCTCCCGTCCATCTGTCCCATTCGGCGGTGACCGGCGGCCAGCGATTGACGGCACCAGGGGAGAGCGGGGAAGTCGGCGGCCAACTTTTCCCGGATCGCAAAGCCCTGGCGGTAGTGGTCCGCCCCGCTCGCGCGATCCAGCATACCGGCGAGGTTCTCGTGGGAGGTGACGAGGTGCCGGCGATGTTCGGGCACAGCCGGGAGGTCTGCCACCAGCGCGGTGTACGCGGCGACGGCCGAGCGGAAGGCGGTTTCCGCCTCCGGGCGGCGCCCGAGGCGGTACTGGATGACACCGACCCGCAGTATCGCGCCCGCGGCCCTGGCGCGCGACTCCTCGTTGCCCCCGTGCTCCGCAGCGAGCTCCTGATAGAACGGGAGCACCTCGGCCAGGAACGGCTCGTTCCGGACGTTGTACATATCTTCGTCGAGGGTCGATCCGGTCGCGATCCGCGTGAGAGAGTCGAGCGCCGTCCGGGTCCGACTCGCCCCCCGCTCGGCCCGCGCCCGCTGGTCGGATTCACCGGCCCGGGCAGTCTCCGCCGCTTCTCGCTGTTCGGCTTCGTGCCCCCGGGCCTGCTCCGCTTCCGCGCGCCGGATCTCGGCCCGAACCAGTCCGATTGTTGTTCCCGCGATTCCGCCCAACAGGGCGAGCAGCACCAACCCCGCCGCGGCCACCTGCACCCGATTGCGGCGCACGAACTTGCGCACCCGGTACGCGGTACCCGGCGGACCGGCCAGGACCGGCTCGTGGTTCAGGAACCGCTCGATGTCCTCCGCGAAGGCCGCGGCCGTCTCGTACCGCCGGTCCCGCTCCTTCGCCAGCGCCTTCATGACGACCCAATCCAGATCCCCGCGGAGGAACCGCCCGAGCTTCCCGGGTTCCGTGCGCCGGTGCGCGGCCACGTCGGGCGCCACGCCGGTCGAGCTCAGTCGCTTGCTCGGGGTCGGCGGGTCGCTGTCGCGGACGAGTCGGAGGAACTCGTGGAGCGGCGCCCGTTTGAGCCACTCGCGCTCGATGGGCGTGGTCCCGGTCAGCAGCTCGTAGAGGTTCACGCCGAGCGCGTAGACGTCCGCGCGCGTGTCGATGTCGGCAGTGTTAAAATCCGCCTGTTCCGGGGCCATGTACAGGGGCGTGCCGGTCACGTTGCCCGGCCGGGTGAACAGGGTCTCGTCGGGCAGGCGCGCGCCGCCCGTGGCCTTCGCCAGGCCGAAGTCGATGACCCGCGGGACGGGCTTTCCGTCGTGGTGCTCGACCAGGATGTTGGACGGTTTGAGATCCCGGTGAATGATCCCCTTCTGGTGCGCGTGCTGCACCGCCGCGCAGACCTGCACGAACAAGCGGAGCCGGTCCACGACGGGCAACGTGTGAGCGTCGCAGTACTCGTTGAGTGGAACGCCGGCGACCAGTTCCATCACGAAGTACGGGCACCCGACCCCGATCGCGTGCGCGTCGGCCTCGCCGGTGGTGCCGGCGTCGAGCAACTTGGCGATGTGCGGGTGGTCCATCCGGGCGATCGCCTGGCGCTCCGCCCCGAACCGGGCCAGGACGTCCCGCGAGCCCACCTGATCGCCGCGGATCAGTTTCACGGCCACCCGCCGCTTGATCGGGTGCAACTGGTCCGCGGCCCACACCGTGCCCATCCCGCCCTCGCCGATCAGTTCGAGCAACCGGTACCGGCCGTCGATGACCGCGCCGGACAGGTCCCGCACGGGCGCGGGCTCTTGCGGCAGGTTGGGGTTCACGGTGGGCGTACCGGCCGGTTGGTCGAGGAACGCGCCCAGGTCCGGCTGGGCGGCGAGCATTTGCTCGATCCGCCCCCGGAGTTCGACGTTCCCGTGGCACGTCTCATCCAGGAACGCGGCGCGCTCGGCCGGGGGGCGCTCAAGGGCGCCGAAGAAGATGGATTCGGCCGGGGAGGATTCGGGCATGAGCGGGCTCCGAGCGGGGCGACCACCGGGCAATGCGGAATCCGGCCCCGGAACCCGCCACGAGTTCCGGGCGATTAGTTCGCCTCGAGCAGTTCGGTGTAGAGCCAGGAGCGGGCGAACAGCCACCAGCGCTCGGCGGTGCGCAGGGAGACGCCGAGGGCGTCGGCCGCTTCCGGCATGGTCGCGCCGCCGAAGAACCGCATCGTGACGAGTTTGGCCTTGTCCGGTTCAGTGGCCGCGAGACGGTCGAGCGCGTCGTTGATCGCCAGAATCTGCTCCGGGGGCTGGGCGACGTTGTGCCAGTCGGCCAGTTCCACGCGGTTCCACTTGGACCCGCGCTTCTCGGCGTGCTTGGTGCGGGCGTGGTCGACCAGAATGCGGCGCATGGCCTCGGCCGCGGCCGCGAAGAAGTGCCCGCGGCCGTCGAACTGCTGCTCGCCCACCAGCCGCAGGTACGCCTCGTGGACCAGTTCCGTGGCGTGGAGCGTGTGCCCCGACGGTTCCTGCGCGATTCGCACCGCGGCGAGCTTCCGCAACTCGTCGTAGACGAGCGGGAGCAGGTCCGCGGCGGCCTTACGATCGCCGACCCGAACGGCGTTCAGTAAACGTGTGATCTCGAACATGCCGTCGAATGTAACGTTTCTGCGGGAGAACAGAAGTCTTATTGCGGACGTGAGCCCGAGGTCGAGCCACTTCGCACGAGCGGGGCGACCTTACCACCGGCGCGGGGGACGCGACGTGCGTGGCGAAGGGGCACTCACGAAACGCACGAATTCGTACCAACGAAACGGGCCGCGGAACGACAGGAGGTGGTCCCCCGTCCCGCGGCCCAACAGCCGGGTCACTCGTCCCTTCATCTGAAGAAGCGAGGGCGAACGTCACTCGCTCACAACGGAGCCGTCGCCGACACCGTTCACCGCGACCCAAATCGGCCACGACATGCTCGTGCTGATATTGCCGACCGAACCGTCCGCACGGGCCACGTTGACCGAGCTCCCGTGCATCGAGCTGGCGCCGGGCCAGTCGCAGTTAATGCCCCACGCGGTCAGGTACGTCGGCGGGAAGCTGTACGGTGCGGTGAGCCCGCTGAGCCACTGCCCGTCGACGCTCGGCGTCGCGGAACCGTCCGCGCCCATGTACGGGGGGAACTTCGAGGTACCCGCGTACCCCGTGAACACGAACGCCGAGCGGAACACCGCTTCGCCGCCGCGGGCGCGGAGGATGCCCCCGCCCTGCGCGTTGAACGGACCGTTCTTGAAGCCGTAGCTCGTAGTTTCCGCGATCGCCACCACGTTCGACGTGCCGTCGGTGACGTCGGCGAACTTGAACGTCCGGGTGACCGTGAACAGCCCGGAGTAGTCACCCGTTGTGCCCGTGCCCGGGTTGAACACGGCCGTCGACCACCAGTGGTACCCTTCGCTCCCGGCGTAGTTGGTGACGGCGAGGTTGTGCGTCTCGTCGGACTTGGCGTAGCCGGGGTCCGAGGGGCAGCGCAGGAGCCCCACATCGGTACTCATGATCGGTTGCCCCCACGCGGGGGCGTTGATGTTCGTCTGCTTGAACAGGTTGTCCTGTTCCACGAACGGCAACAGGTACGTGAGCCAGGTGTGGTGGTTGGGCGGGGCGTTCGAGGCCGGCACCGGCTTGGCCAGCGTGAGCACGCCGGCCGCCGGGAACTTCCCGTTGGAGTCGTGGAAGTTGTGCAGCGCCAGGCCGAGCTGCTTGAGGTTGTTGCTACACTTCATCCGGGCCGCGGCCTCGCGGACCTTCTGGACGGCCGGGAGGAGCAAACCAATGAGGATCGCGATGATCGCAATCACGACCAGCAGTTCAATCAGCGTGAACCCGCGCTTCGATCGAGAGAGAGAGGGGACGGACATTGACACCTCGGGAGAAGGAGCCACTCGCTTGAGCGGGAGTAATGAGCGGCAAGAACGATTGAGATGGGGCCATGAAAATCACTTCTAAACTTCTCCGACGAGCCAGTCAAGTATAATCAAGTCAGTATCAACTTGATCTAATATGGTTCTCATGGGGTGCGAGCAGCTGTGATAAATGCGCTACATTATGAGAGCCGGTGTCAAAGATCGTATCGCTGTGTATTCTCGCGTGATATTCTTCGAGCAGCCGTTGCGCGCCGCGTCCGTGCGGGCCGCCGCGCGGAACGGCCAGCACATCGTGTGCCGCGGCTCCGCTCATCACGCCCTCATGTCGCCGAGTCAAGAATTTGCGGGTTAAGAAGGGCCTGTCGCCTTTGAGCCAACGCGCCTCGAGGGAACTTCTGGCGAAGTGAATCGCGGGAAAATACTTACAGACTCCGACTCAACCTCCCGTAGCCCCGCCCCGATTTTCAGGGCGGTTCCGAGGTTGTGTCAGAGCCCGTTACGGAGAATCGGCCCGTGGCGGCTCGATCCGAGCCCACGAATTGTGCGCACATGAAATTCAGGCAAGGCACCCATTAGGGGGAGCGGACCGGGCGCGGGGCCGGCGCCTCGTGTACGTTCTTCAGTTGCCGCGCCCGCGTGAGCAGATCGGCCGCCACGTCCGGAGGGACGTGGCCCACGATCTGGGCCGCGCGCCGCTCGTCCGCGTGGGCCAAGAGCCGGGCGACGAGTTCCGTACACTCGGCATCCAGTGGGCCATCTCTCAAGACGCTCCGGATGACCTGCGCGAGCAGATCGTCCACGGCCTCTCGCTGGCCCCTCAAATCGCCCAGGAGCAACGCGATCTGAAGGGCCTTGCGGTCCGGCGGGCAGTACGGCACGATTCCGTCGCCCGTCCACACCGGAAGTGCGGCGGCGCGACGGGCGAGGTCGAAGTCGAGCGGGAGCCCAGCGCTCGGTTGTGGTAGCCCCCGCGAAGCGCTCGGTTGCTCCCGCGAAAGGGAGAAGAACAGAACAGCGATGGCGCCGGGTACGAGTAGAACTCTCACGGGCTCTCCGCGTCAGAGGTTTCGTCGGCACACGCCACAACGCGCTACTATCGCGCGCCCACGCGGACCGTCGCAAGAGGATCTTGTCTCGTGAACGACGCGCGTCGGCTCCACGATTCGCGACGGGACAGTCACGCACTCGACCGCCTATCAGTAGATTAAGTTCGCAGCTCAGACGGGATCGAGAGAAATTTGACGGTTTGACCACGTGTTTCTGGCGAAGCGCTTGCCGAGCGAGTGCTCGTGGTGTGAAATGTGAGCGCCGGGAGCGGCGCCGAACGGTGCCCGCTCCCGGCGCGTCAGCGTCGGCGCTCCGCCGGTTCTCCGGTTGCGTGCCGTTTCCCGAGGAAAATCGTATGCCACGCCCGCTCTCCTGTTGGCCGGTGCCCGCCCGTTGGCTGCTGTCGGCCGTCGCCGTGGTGCTCGTGGGGCCGCTGCACGCCGAACCACTCTCTCAACCCAAGGGCGATGGGAAACCGGCCGAACTACCAGCCGTCGCGCCCGAATTCGACAAGGTGCCGCTCTTCGACCTGTCGAAGGGGGCCGGACTACCCAGTTACCTGAAGGCGTCGCCGACCATGCTCGGGGACGCCAGCGGGCTGCGCGGCGGCGAGGCCCGGGTCACGACCCCCGACCTGGGTAGCAAGGATTTCACCTTCGATGTCCTGTTCCGGTTCAACGACGGGGAGAAGTCGATCGCCCTGATCGGAGTGACCGCGGCCGCACCCGTGACCCGGGCGGCCGACGAGGGCGTTTCTTCGGCGGTTCACAGCCCCGGGCTCGGCGGCTACGCGACCCTCGGCAGCACCGGCGGGGCGGAGTTCCGACTGGGGACGTTCAAGGCGGACGGCCCGCACCTGTACCGGATCGACAAGAAGGGGGACGCGCTGACGGTGGCAATCGGTGAGTGGAAGGACGGCAAATTCAGCCCGTACTCCGTCAAGGCCCTCACCATCTCGAAGGACACCCCGGTTCTCAAATCGGGCGGGGTTCCGTTCTTCGGTAACGAGGCCACGTTCCTGGGCGTGCGCCTGGCCGTGGACGGCAAAGTGGTCGATCCCGGGAAGCCGGCCCCGCCCCCGGCCGACCTGTCGAAGATCCCGTTCGCCCCGCTCGGCGGGGCCAACCCGCTCCCGAGCTACCTCGGCACCGACGCGGCCGGGGTCGCGGACAAGGACGGGCTCCGCCTCGACAACTCCGCGTACCGGACGAAAACGACCGGGCTCGTCGAAAAGGACTTCGTCTTCGACGTGCGGTTCCGGTTCCAGGACGAGGAGCAGAGTATTTTCACGATCGGGCTCGCCGGCGCGAAGGGAGAGGGCATCAGCTCGCGGGTCCACGGCCCCGGGCACGGCGGGTACGCGACCCTGGCCATCACCGGACAGGAGGAGTTCCGGTTGGGGGCGTTCAAGACGGGCGGCCCGCACACCTTCCGAATCGAGAAGCGCGGCCCGACGCTGACGCTCGCCATCGGTGCGGAAAAGGACGGGATTTTTACCCCGATCGTGACGAAGACGATCCCGCGCCTGACGGCGACCGCACCGTCTCTGACCCCGAAGGAGTGTGCGGTGTTCGTGTCCGGGAACGGGGGCAAGTTGGAGGCCGTGCGCTTCGTGGTCAACGGAGAAGCGCACGGCGGGAACGTGGCCGGCGGCTCGAAGGGGAGCACCCCCAAACCGGGCGATCCCACGCGCCCGGCCGCGGCCGCCGATAACGGCATCGAGGGCCGGGAGCACCTGATCCGGCTGACCGGGGCGCCGCTCCCGTCGTACCTCGGTGCGCACCCCGGCCTCGCCTTTGAACCCGCGGGCGGACTGGTGCTCCACGACCGCCTGATCCGCACCGCGGCGGCGGATTTTGCCACCAAGGACTTCACCTTCGACGTGGTGTTCCGGTTCAAAGAAAAGGAACAGGCGATCTGCCTGGTCGGGCTCGGGGCCGCGGAGCGGCGGCCCGGGGGCGGCGTGGACCTGAAGGACAGCGTGTGCTCCCGGCTCCACGGCCCGGGACACGGGGGGTACGGGACGGTGAGCGTTTCCGGACAAGACGAGCGCCAACTGGGAGCGTACAAGGAGGCCGGCCCGCACATGTTCCGGCTCCGCAAGAAGGGCAACGTACTCACGATGGCGGTGTGCATCGGGTTCAAGGGCAAGTTCACCGCCGACATCGAACAATCGATCCCCGACCTGAAGGCGGCCGCGCCGTTCCTGACCAAATCGAACAGTTGGCTCTTCATCGGCGCGGACGGGGTGGTGGAATCGGTTCGGCTGGCGGTCGATAGCGAACCGATCGAGTCCCGGGATCTGGCACTGAACCTCCCGGCCCGCGTGGTCGCCGGGCGGTCACTGGGACAAGCTCTGCTCGCGTCCCCGGCAGGCAAGAAGTTCGCGGTAGCGTCCGGCCCGAAGGGACTCACCGTGAGCACCGAGGGCAAGGTCTCCTGGGCGCCGACCACCGAGCAGCTCGGGCGCCACGAGGTCCGGATCAACGTCGCCGGCCCGAAGGACACGACCCAGACGATTCTCGCGGTCGAGGTCGTCTCCGCCGAGGACGCGGCCGCCGTCAACGGGAACCTGGCCCGGATCGACAGCCTGTACCAACTGCCGCTGGCCGCGGGGCCAACCCACATCGGTCCCGGGCTCGACGGGAAATCCCTCCTCCTGGTGGAGGGGAACCGGCTGCGGCGGCTGACCGGCGGCGGGATCACGGTGAAGGAAGAGATCCGCCTGCCCGCGCGCTACGAGCGGCTGTTCGAGCGGGCCGATTACTTCGTCGGGCTGTCCGACGAGAAAAAGGCCCTGCACGTGATC
This region of Gemmata massiliana genomic DNA includes:
- a CDS encoding serine/threonine-protein kinase → MPESSPAESIFFGALERPPAERAAFLDETCHGNVELRGRIEQMLAAQPDLGAFLDQPAGTPTVNPNLPQEPAPVRDLSGAVIDGRYRLLELIGEGGMGTVWAADQLHPIKRRVAVKLIRGDQVGSRDVLARFGAERQAIARMDHPHIAKLLDAGTTGEADAHAIGVGCPYFVMELVAGVPLNEYCDAHTLPVVDRLRLFVQVCAAVQHAHQKGIIHRDLKPSNILVEHHDGKPVPRVIDFGLAKATGGARLPDETLFTRPGNVTGTPLYMAPEQADFNTADIDTRADVYALGVNLYELLTGTTPIEREWLKRAPLHEFLRLVRDSDPPTPSKRLSSTGVAPDVAAHRRTEPGKLGRFLRGDLDWVVMKALAKERDRRYETAAAFAEDIERFLNHEPVLAGPPGTAYRVRKFVRRNRVQVAAAGLVLLALLGGIAGTTIGLVRAEIRRAEAEQARGHEAEQREAAETARAGESDQRARAERGASRTRTALDSLTRIATGSTLDEDMYNVRNEPFLAEVLPFYQELAAEHGGNEESRARAAGAILRVGVIQYRLGRRPEAETAFRSAVAAYTALVADLPAVPEHRRHLVTSHENLAGMLDRASGADHYRQGFAIREKLAADFPALPWCRQSLAAGHRRMGQMDGSPLGRDEHFRRAVATLEQLVTDFPTAPEYHQDLAGTHNDVGVRLAREKPDAAEYHHRRAIEVQGKLVADFPTVAGYRNKLATYHYWLAALFDGRGDKAKSEEQRRANLTVLGKLATDVPTVAEYRYNLGISRTQLGDVLVDWGRQPAAEQEYRRAAADLKQACALDPGNEYYRFRLALAHDHLGVFAVRRGDGATAELHFREVVAFREQSVAQFPGAHETELARSSCNLGVIVRENGRPGESLVWFEKSLGLATAVRARDPKWTGAPELLGMIHRCRAVAYHRVGKFTEAAKEWDRAFELLPKAGQGLPESEVEMLSQVNSVPRAEVDVAVLSASGDWSAGQLYSFACVSARANDRPPAKRKKEHADRAMELLSRSVKAGFTDADRVGTDPDLALLRDRDDFKKLLADLRKK
- a CDS encoding sigma-70 family RNA polymerase sigma factor: MFEITRLLNAVRVGDRKAAADLLPLVYDELRKLAAVRIAQEPSGHTLHATELVHEAYLRLVGEQQFDGRGHFFAAAAEAMRRILVDHARTKHAEKRGSKWNRVELADWHNVAQPPEQILAINDALDRLAATEPDKAKLVTMRFFGGATMPEAADALGVSLRTAERWWLFARSWLYTELLEAN
- a CDS encoding DUF1549 and DUF1553 domain-containing protein produces the protein MRTAAALLILVALVPRPCRADEPQNHWAWKKPERPKVPVADGQQPANPVDAFIRAKLTAAKLSLAPPATREQLIRRVTFDLHGLPPTPEEIDAFVSDKAPEAWAKVVDRLLASPRYGERWGRHWLDLARYADTNGYEFDEPRPDAWRYRDYVIKSFNDDKPFDRFITEQLAGDEAFPNSPEALVATGFNLLGPDMTDSADQAQRRLNTLTDMTDTAALAFLGLTVTCARCHDHKFEPISQKDYFRLQAFFTPANFRKDIPVVTPTEVAARISAVRSYEQSTKGLREQLAAVEEPHRKKMFEDRLAKLSPDAQTAHRTAPAHRTGGQIELVAETEAKVRVTDAEGAKALTPAEKARTEELKAKLKAFDSKKPPAPPVAMGLTDKPGVPPKTFLLERGELDKKGVEVEPGFPVVLLPESKEAPATVKALANSTGRRLALANWVASTDNPLTARVIVNRLWQHHFGRGIIGTASDFGLRGQKPTHPELLDWLACELMHPSPTPPLNGEGLKITGPAPWALKRLHRLMLLSETYQQSTQASKDGAVLDPDNKLLAHANRLRLEGEAVRDSLLAVGGRLNPKMGGPGVVLPEASRAAGGSRAVAVTTDAAEHTRRSVYLLSRRNLKLAFLEAFDLPDSNLSCPKRERSTTATQALALLNAEETMVAAKALAYRLTREAKDEDARIALAYRLTLGRVPAAKETERAKAFLKESPLSELCRALFNVNEFVYLD
- a CDS encoding DUF1501 domain-containing protein; translation: MTALPPDRRSFLRTAGGGFGALALAAMLGEDGLLADEKPIDPLAPKKPHFEPSAKRVIFLFMSGGPSHVDTFDPKPELTRFHGQKLPESFGPVKTRRGVDKNKLLASARTFKKHGKSGIEVSDWFPHVAERVDDICLLRGCHGDSVTHPESVYLMNTGSILMGRPSLGAWVSYGLGTENRNMPAFVVMPDPGGWPKGGAPAWGNGYVPAAYQGTVVKGGQAPIEHLATPSGVSAAQQRRTLDFIAESNRAFGTTRSADSELSARIAAYELAYRMQAHAPDVVDLTKETEETKALYGLDRKETAEFGTRCLLARRMVERGVRFVQLYSGDTNGWDAHSDLEKNHGTLCLQSDKPIAGLLTDLKRRGLLKDTLVVWGGEFGRTPMTEGTNGRDHNPHGFSMWLAGGGIKGGQALGATDAIGLRAAEDKTHVHDVHATILHLLGFNHLKLTFRHNGRNERLTDNAGEVIDKAIA